A single Streptomyces sp. Edi2 DNA region contains:
- a CDS encoding beta-galactosidase family protein: MTQFSRRRFLSAAVVGGASVGIALGGGRTTLAQADSPRGLTMRGKEFLLDGEPFRILSGAFHYFRTHPKDWRDRLLRMRAMGLNTVETYVAWNFHQPYEKKADFSGWRDVAAFVRTADEAGLKVIVRPGPYICAEWDFGGLPAWLLKDKDAPLRRSDPAYERAVDAWFAELLPRFVDLQATRGGPIIAMQVENEYGSYGDDHAHLAHLRDTMRAQGVDSLLFCSNGATQEALRDGSLPDLLSTVNFAGDPTGPFAELRRFQPDKPLFCTEFWDGWFDHWGEPHHTTDPAQTAADVERLLEAGASINFYMAVGGTNFGWSAGANLTGSHYQPTVTSYDYDSPISESGELTEKFHKVREVLAKYTTVPNTPLPATPRRMPSQSVSVRGSVPLMDALDVLGTPLRRTTPVHMEALGQPYGLIHYRTRVRGPQETKGLRITGLGDRALVFGDGKRIGTFDRNQPDHTVDFAVAGGSATLDLMVDPTGRINFGQGLNDPKGISGKVLLGDEELTDWEIRRLPLDNLSALKFGSTNTPTGPAFHHARIHVDTPADGFLAFPGWDKGMVWLNGFALGRYWSLGPQITLYAPSHLWRRGRNELVVLEMERTADRIELRSEPDIG, encoded by the coding sequence TTCCTGCTGGACGGCGAGCCGTTCCGGATCCTGTCGGGTGCCTTCCACTACTTCCGTACGCACCCCAAGGACTGGCGTGACCGGTTGCTGCGGATGCGGGCCATGGGCCTGAACACGGTGGAGACCTACGTCGCCTGGAACTTTCACCAACCGTACGAGAAGAAGGCCGACTTCAGCGGTTGGCGCGATGTCGCCGCCTTCGTACGGACCGCGGACGAGGCCGGCCTCAAGGTGATCGTGCGACCGGGGCCGTACATCTGCGCGGAATGGGACTTCGGCGGCCTGCCGGCCTGGCTGCTCAAGGACAAGGACGCGCCGCTGCGCCGTTCCGACCCCGCCTACGAGCGGGCGGTCGACGCCTGGTTCGCCGAACTGCTGCCCCGGTTCGTGGACCTGCAGGCCACCCGTGGCGGGCCCATCATCGCCATGCAGGTCGAGAACGAATACGGCAGTTACGGCGACGACCATGCCCACCTGGCACATCTACGGGACACCATGCGGGCCCAGGGCGTGGACAGTCTGCTGTTCTGTTCCAATGGAGCCACGCAGGAGGCGCTGAGGGACGGCAGCCTTCCCGACCTCCTGTCCACCGTCAACTTCGCCGGGGACCCCACCGGACCCTTCGCGGAGCTCCGCAGATTCCAGCCGGACAAGCCGTTGTTCTGTACGGAGTTCTGGGACGGCTGGTTCGACCACTGGGGAGAGCCGCACCACACCACCGACCCGGCGCAGACCGCCGCCGACGTGGAGAGGCTTCTCGAGGCGGGAGCGTCCATCAACTTCTATATGGCCGTGGGCGGCACGAACTTCGGCTGGTCCGCGGGCGCCAACCTGACCGGCAGCCACTACCAGCCCACCGTCACCAGCTACGACTACGACTCCCCGATCAGCGAGTCCGGTGAACTCACCGAGAAGTTCCACAAGGTGCGCGAGGTGCTGGCCAAGTACACCACCGTGCCGAACACGCCCCTGCCGGCCACGCCGCGCCGTATGCCGTCCCAGAGCGTGTCCGTCCGCGGGTCGGTGCCGTTGATGGACGCGCTCGACGTGCTGGGCACCCCGCTACGGCGTACCACTCCCGTCCACATGGAGGCGCTCGGGCAGCCGTACGGGCTGATCCACTACCGCACTCGGGTGCGGGGGCCGCAGGAGACCAAGGGCTTGAGGATCACGGGCCTGGGCGACCGTGCGCTGGTGTTCGGCGACGGCAAGCGCATCGGCACCTTCGACCGCAATCAGCCGGACCACACCGTCGACTTCGCCGTGGCCGGCGGGTCCGCCACCCTTGACCTCATGGTTGATCCCACCGGGCGGATCAACTTCGGCCAGGGACTCAACGACCCCAAGGGAATCAGCGGCAAGGTTCTCCTCGGCGACGAGGAACTGACCGACTGGGAGATCCGCCGGTTGCCTCTCGACAACCTCTCGGCGCTGAAGTTCGGCAGCACCAACACGCCGACCGGCCCCGCGTTCCACCACGCCCGGATCCATGTCGACACCCCTGCGGACGGCTTCCTCGCCTTTCCGGGCTGGGACAAGGGCATGGTGTGGCTCAACGGGTTCGCGCTCGGCCGGTACTGGTCCCTCGGACCGCAGATCACCCTGTATGCGCCCAGCCACCTGTGGCGGCGGGGGCGGAACGAGCTCGTCGTCCTGGAAATGGAGCGGACGGCGGACCGGATCGAGCTACGGTCCGAGCCGGACATCGGTTAG
- a CDS encoding SMI1/KNR4 family protein codes for MNDLDRLQQICPPPEPGHSPLEWTAVEYALGTQLPRDYKELVERYGAGSFKDFLSVLRPHAAHEALDIVKVTPSARSAVEELSQWVEPPCPPRLLQPVAVTSNGDDIFWLLDPPEKPDRWKVTVKDINGDDWFIFDGHVTAFLLGFCTNEVVVPGFPDDLQEKGASFIPAP; via the coding sequence ATGAACGACCTCGATCGCCTCCAGCAGATCTGTCCCCCACCGGAGCCTGGTCACTCACCTCTCGAATGGACCGCTGTCGAATACGCGCTGGGCACTCAGCTGCCCAGGGACTACAAAGAACTCGTCGAACGCTATGGAGCCGGCAGCTTCAAGGATTTCCTCAGCGTCCTCCGGCCCCACGCCGCGCACGAAGCTCTCGACATCGTGAAGGTGACACCAAGTGCACGCAGCGCGGTAGAGGAGCTGAGCCAGTGGGTCGAACCGCCCTGCCCGCCTCGTCTGCTCCAGCCCGTCGCTGTCACGAGCAATGGCGATGACATCTTCTGGCTGCTGGATCCTCCGGAGAAGCCTGACAGGTGGAAGGTCACGGTGAAGGACATCAACGGTGACGATTGGTTCATCTTCGATGGCCACGTCACTGCGTTCCTGCTCGGCTTCTGCACCAACGAGGTCGTCGTCCCCGGCTTTCCCGACGACCTTCAGGAAAAGGGGGCGTCCTTCATCCCCGCCCCCTGA